The Brassica oleracea var. oleracea cultivar TO1000 chromosome C7, BOL, whole genome shotgun sequence sequence CTTGCCGAGAAGTTTGGGATCGAGGAGTTTGGATTTGAGGAAGGGAAGAATGTTGGGTTGGTGAAGATGATGAAAGGGAAAGAGAGAGTGTGGGAGGAGATTGTTAAGAAGAATCAGTTGAAAGAGAGGAAGCTTGAGGATGTTGGTGTGTGGTGGTTTGCTGATGATGTGCTAGGTGTTGAAGGGATGATTGATAGTATGAACAAGAGTAAAGAACATGGCTTCCTTGGTTTCAGGAACTCCAAGAACTCTTTCATCTCGTGGATTGATAAGTACAAGGCTTTCAAGATCGTGCCTTGATTCATCTTCTATACATTGTCACAACAAAAGTGGATGTAACTCTTGTTTTTTCTTTGTTTTATGTTATTTTTTCTCGGATTTTTACTTGTGTGCAGAAAGATAAAAATAAAGGCGGGTTTCATTTGTCTTTTGAATTTTACTATTTTGGGATAGTTTTCGTTTATATACATTGTTTTGTTACAGGTTGTGTAGAAGTATATTGGACAATGTTGGAAGAGCATTAAGGAGGCTAAATGGAAACACCAGACTCTTTGTTTTGTTACTAAGAGTGTATTGTATTGCTCGCTATGGTTCTACAAGTGGTGTTTCTGGTCGTACTTGTGAAACCAATGACGGCTCAAGACGCTCATAACAAAGGTGAGATGCTTAAAGAGAGTACATACACAACGCTGGCTGTGAGAAGGTTTCACTTGGAGTTATCTTAAATCTCTCATTAGAAAATTTGATTATTTATGGTTTGACTGCAGTCAGCTTTAGCTTAATGTTACGTATAGAATCAAAACCAAAGGAAAACTAAATATAAGTCTCCTTGCTTCATGGGTCTGCTTAGCATTATCTTCACACCATAAATCAGCCAATTCACACAAACAGGAATACATATTTATAGTGTTTTTGTTTGCTGCAACTCCTAAGTATTATTTAGAACACTAGCCAAACCAAGTTGCATCAAATGGTCTAATTACAGCATTTATGATTATCTTTGTGAAGCATAGATTTTTTTTATGCACAAGAATTAGATTTGCCTTTGTATTCCCAAAGAGCCTTCTTCAATCCTTGCCTGCTTAAACAATGGATTCACCTTTCAGCTGAAACTATTTCTTATACTAAGTTATCTTGAAGCTAGAAAAAGGATTAGATAACTAGATGTTGGAAAGAAAAATACAAGAAACGCTGACGTAAAGAGATCAGTTACTAATTAGTTTTACCATTTTTGCTGAATGCAACACCAGTTGTGCCTAAGGTGGACGGATCTTCTAATGATCCTGAATTAGGAGGTAAAATTGGTATCTTCCCTACCTGTAGAGAGAGAGAGGGAACAGAGAGTAAAAGTTGAGTTTTAAGACCTAAATAACCATTAAAGATATCAAGATGAATTTAAAACCCTCAAAAATCTAACAACTCACAGTATTCATCAGTCCAGGAATCTCTTTTGAAACAAGTGCAAGATACTTCTCCATTGCCTCCTCTTGACTCATGTTTCCAAGTTTTTGCCAGGCATTCCTATCCCAAGGGTAAAGCATTGTTTGTCATTTGCAGTTAGCAGTTATTGAACATGCTATAAAAAGCAACCAAGCTACATAATTGCTGATTCGGTTATAACCAGATGATCAGACACCATTTAAAGCTTTGTCCCTCCTAGTTTCCTAGTGTATGGACGCTCGTTCTATATCAGGAATGAGCTATAACTATGAAAACATGGGAGAAGAATGGTACCATTTAGCACAAGCAGAGACCATGATGGCCATAGGCTGTGTCTCTCGGCATGATCCTTCAGTGGCGATCTTGTACAAACCGTACAATTCAATCTTAACCTCATCACCAATTTCTTCTACTTTCCCCGATACTTCCAAAAGATTTGAAGCAGTCGCAAAGGCTTTCTCCAGTTCACTCCTCTCAATTCCCTCCCAGTCATCATCCTCTTCTTCAATGCTCAACTCCTCTTTCTCTTCATTATCTCCTTCTTTAGTATCCAACTCCATCTTATGCTCACTCTCCTCCACTGTATTACTTTCTTCAACTCTAACATCCTCAGGTTCTGCGACTACGACTTCTCCACTTATTACGTCTTCTTCACTTCTCACCTCTTCTCCACCAATCATAATCTCCTCTGCTCTCACGTTTTCCAGCGAGACAGAAGCAGTGGACTCATCTCCCACCGTCCGAACAATAAGCTCTTCCGCCGCGTCTCTCTGTTTATCTTCTCCACGAGCCATCATCTCCTCTGCTATCTCATTTTCCGGCGAGACAGCCGCCGATGACTCATCAGATGTAACCACCAAGTCTTCGCCTTCACCCGCTTCCTCGAATTCATCAACAACTCGATCAGCTTCGCTTCCAAACCGATCAACACGCTCCACATTCTCATCAACAACAACAACTCCGAGTCTCCTCTGGCTCTGGACCACCGGAGCATCCATTTTCAAACCAGAACAAAGCTCCTCCTCCACCGCAACAACGCCGATCTCGTTTTCCTCGGCCTGATCGTTTACTACTCCACCGCTGCTCCCGGCCATTGGAACTGACACGAGCTTAGCCACGAGGAAAGAAAACAGAACAGCCACAACCGCCGTGAGAAGCATCTCCAGGAAAAACTCCATGATCCGATGACTCAAAAGAGTAAAGCAGAGATACTTAGGATCTAATGAAGGAAGAAAGGAATAAATGAAAGAGAAGAAGAAAGCATATTCGTGCTAGATTGCGACACAGCGGGTCCGACAGTAACAGGACTTCTCAACACCTAACTGCTGTCGATGCTGACCTGGCTGTTACGGTTAACGCTTATCCCCTTCGCCCAAGTGGCTCCAGGCTCCTTATGCAAAGCGCCGCTTTTTCCTGGACTCTATAAAACACTTAATGGGCCTGTAAATAAGCCCATTACTCGATATAGGCAGACAAACCATTGCTTTAGACCTCTCTCTCTTATCTGACGATGACCCAAAGAGTAGAGTCCTCCCTCTTATTTTTGTTCTTCTCCTGTTTATTTTTCTAGAAGAAGAATATGTAAGAGGTGTGGATTTCACCTTGCCCCAATCCCATATAGAATTTGATAAATTGTACGATCCACGTGTCGAAAAATTAGAAATTGCAGAAGCGTTATAATTTGAACGGAAAATAATTATTAATGAAAAAAGATAGAATCCGATAAGTTGTACGATCCACGGGTCCAAAAGATACAAATCACGAAAGCGTTATAATCTGAACGGAAAAAAATAATAGAAGAATGAAAAATAGAATCTGTAAATTACACAATACACGAGTCAAAAAGATAGAAATCCCGGAAGCGTTATAATCTGAACGGAAAAAAAAAGACAATTTAGATAGAATCTTAAAATTACACAATCCACGAGTCGGAAAATAAAAGTTGCAGAAGCGTTATGGTTTGAACGGAAAAGCAATTACGAAAGTAGAAACAAAACTCAAAACATAAATGATCTAGAATTACTACAAATAGATAAAATTCTTGTATCTAACCACTTGGGAAAAAAAGTATTTCTATTTTAAGTTTAATCATTTTCTAGATGTTTTAAGTATTTCAAATGAATGAAGATCTTAATTTCCATTTCTAATTTGATATTTTCATATCTTAGTCTAAATTAGATAGTAGTAATAATTTATAATCTATTATTGGGTGATAAAATAATTAGAAAAGCATCTATTTCACTATCACTATTAACTGGTCTGACCCAATATCACAATGATAATATGATATCTGAGTAAAAGAAAAACAAGTTAAGAAAAAAGTTAGTAAACTGGTTTATTATATAAGAATAGTATATTTCATTTTTTTTAATTTGCATCGAATATCTAGATTTTTTGAATAAAAATTTAAACTGAAACGAATATATTTTATTTTGAGCTCCATTGGTTTATTATATCACCATAATAATATGATATCTGAGTAAAAGAAAAACAAGTTAAGAAAAAAGTTAGTACGTAAACTGGTTTATTGTATACGAATAGTATATTTCATTTTTTTAATTTGCATCGAATATCTAGATTTTTTGAATAAAAATTTAAACTGAAACGAATATATTTTATTTTGAGCTCCATTGGTTTATTATATCACCATAATAATATGATATCTGAGTAAAAGAAAAACAAGTTAAGAAAAAAGTTAGTACTTAAACTGGTTTATTATATACGAATAGTATATTTTATTTTTTTAATTTGCATTGAATATCTAGATTTTTTGAATACAAATTACTCATTCCGTTTCATATTAAGTGTCGTTTTAGAGAATTTTTTTCGTTACAAAATAAGTGTCGTTTTCGATTTTCAATGCAAAATTTATTAATTTTATACAAAATTTATTTTTTTATTGGTTGAAATATGTTTAGGTGTATAGATAATAGTGTTTTTTTATAGAAAATATACAAAATTAATTGTTTTTTAATCTGTGTGCCGAAACCTAAAACGACACTTATAATGAAACAAGACGGAATAAAACTGAAACGAATATATTTTGTTTTGAGCTCCACTGGTTCCAATCCCATTATCAAAATCATTGACGTTGAGAGTGTCAAAACGCTTGACAAAATGAAGACACGTGTATCCCTATAATTGGTGGTCTATTTGACTGATGCACTGTCTTCAATCCCTTTAAAGAGAGAGAGAACCACATTTGAGTTGAGTTGACTCGCCCTTTCATTTCTTCTCTCTTTAGTCTCTCGGTGCTCTTCATCATCATCATATTCCCTCTTTCTTTAAACAACTCCAAAGGGAGAAGAAAAGAATATAGTTTTGACTTTTGCGAAACTAGAGCGGTGTGAGATATGACGGTGGAGCTAATGATGAGCAGCAGCAGCTACGGTGGCGGTAAAGTCAAACGAGAAGAAGACGGTGGCTTTCCTGCGGAAAAGGGAGACACCGCCTTGAAAGAAGCTGCTTCTGCTGGGATTCACGGCGTCGAAGAGTTTCTTAAACTGATCGGTCAACGTCAACCAACTGAGGAGAAACAAACAGAGATAACGGCAGTGACTGACGTCGCCGTTAACAGTTTCAAGAAGGTGATTTCTCTGCTCGGTAGATCTAGAACCGGACACGCTAGGTTCAGACGAGGTCCCGTGACGACGACGAAACCAGAAGAAGTAGTTGTGAAGACGGAGGAGAAGCCAAGAACAACAACAACAACCACCGTCGTGTTGAACAGAGAGAAAACAGAGAAGCACGGTGGATCTGCGTTTAGAGTTTACTGTCCGACTCCGATACATCGACGTCCTCCTCTGTCACATGCCCACGCTCAGACGAAGAACGGTTCCTCTTCTCCGGCTCCGTTACTCCCTAACGGAAAACCACATCAAGAACCACCTCCTTCAACTATACACTTCGCGCCGTCCCCACCGGTCTCTGCGGCGAACTCGTTCATGTCCTCTCATAGATGTGAAACCGAGAGTAACCAGATGTCGTCAGGGTTCGAGTTCACTAACCCATCGTCTCAGTTCTCGGGTTCGAGGGGCAAGCCTCCCTTATCATCTGCTTCGTTGAAGAGAAAGTGTAGTTCATCCCCCTCAGGGCGTTGCCATTGTACCAAGAAAAGGTTTACTTAAATCCCAAACTAATCGTTTATTTATTCAGATCTAAATCTAGAGATTATTTAAACATTAATTATGGTTTATTAATGGTAATAACATTTGTTCTGTTTTATTAATGGTAATTAAAAATGAACAGGAAATCTAAAGTGAAAAGAGTGATTAGAGTTCCTGCGGTAAGCAGCAAGATGGCTGATATTCCATCAGATGAGTTTTCATGGAGAAAATATGGTCAAAAACCCATCAAAGGCTCTCCTCACCCTCGGTTAGTTTTTAATTTTATTTTTTTAATTGTATGGAATTTTACTTTTAAAAGTGTTATTTTTTATCAATTTTTTTTTAAAGTGTTTAAAACTGTTGTTTAGACGGGTATATAGGCGTTAAACTCAACAAAGTAGATAGTACTAAGTACTAACTAGTTTTTTTTTTTTTTTTGAACAACATAGTTCGAACTAGTTAACTCTTCAAAAAACGTGGTTTACCTTCCAAACCTCATAAACTTTGTTATACTATAATAATAAGTAATAAAAAATTAATTATTTACAAATTTTAATAATTAACATACTGTATTATATATAAACAAATATATATTTATAAATTATGACATTTAATATCTTAAACTATCTATATTTAATAGTGTTGTAATTTATAAATACCGTTTAAAACTTTAAATAACTAGTTAAATGTCTGATTACATGTTTGAAGCTGTAGATGTTGAGTTTCGGACTTTTTATAATCACTAAAGAAATAAAAAAGAAACAATCCTTGGGCAACTTGTGTATTTGTGAAATATTACCTGATAATAAAACTAATATTATTTGTATTTTTTTCTATATTGGTTGTACCAAACGTGTCGTCTAGTATTTTTGACTTGTTGTTTGTTTTCGACATTTTTTTAAAAACGTATAAAAATACAAAACCGAGTTGACTCATGTTAATATGTTTAAACTAAACTCGATCTGGACTCGGTTTTATTCAGGGGCTATTACAAGTGCAGCAGCATGAGAGGTTGTCCGGCGCGTAAGCACGTGGAGCGTGCACCCGATGACGCGATGATGCTTATCGTGACGTACGAAGGAGACCACAACCATGCTATGGTGCTCCAGACGCCTCATGAAAAAACTCTTTAAACTCGGTCGTTGCCGGCGTGGAATCTGAACCGTTAGATCTGAGTTTGAAGTGAACCCAACTGTTGTTGTGTCTGTCTGTGCACAATCTAGATTAGTCAACGACAGAGTGGGCCCTAAACTGTACTTTTTTATATTCTTGCTTTATGCTTTATTTTGCTTTTTAATATGTGGAGAAAATAGAGGGCAAAGATAGAGACGAGAGAAGAACGTTGTGGATCTTGACTCTTGATGGAACTTGAATCATGTGAAAGTCCTTTTCCGTTTATTATAAATATTTGAAGGATAATATCTATATATAATTTTTCAAATTTGATTTTCTTTTACTTTGTTAATCTACAGAAAGTACAATTGTAGGTTTAAAAATAACATTATTTGAGGGGTTAGTCAAAAGATGGGTTCAAGTGAGTGTCAAACAGATAGACACATTTTTGTGATGAGAGCTCTAAAAGTAGCGTATAGCAGCACGATCTAGTGGAAATGTTACAACAAGTTAAGGGATAACATAGAGAATGATGTGTGCTGATCTTATTGGACTTGGGGGTTTTCACATTCACTGACTTCATCGACTTGGACATTAATAGCCTCAGGCGTCGTGGGTTGTATCTCCAACCTGTGAGCCTGGCTCGTGGAGTCTCCTCTGCTCCTTGTATCTTCTAACCATACTTCCAGTGTCGACTGTACTACATCGTCGAATATCCCTTTCTTGAATTTGCTACCCATCTTTAAAAAATAACCAGTTGATTCAAGATTTGTTAATTGGTTTATGCATATATATACATATCTATGTATGTGGTACTTATAATGCACGCACTTATGACTTACCTGTGTAACAAGAGCATATAATGGTAATGTGCTGTAACTGCAAAGCACTTGAACTAACACGCTGTACGAACAAAGAATCAGTTACATCAAACCAAAAGATGAAACCCTTAATTGGTTTGGACTTAAAGAGTACGTGTTATTATTACCCCATGACGAGCCGTGGAATAAGGAAGCCTAGTCTCTCCATGATACACGAACGTATTCCGTATGTGAACTAATGATAGTACAATGGAGAAATCATAAACAAAGATTGCGATTGTTTTCAAACAAAGTAGCAAAAGAAAAGTGAAGTACCAAAATCCAGAAGAAGAAAGCGATCTCAAATGAATTCTGAAAGAGAATGAAGTGGATGATTTGGAGAACGATCTCTGGCTTATGGAACCAAAAGAGTTCATCAGAAGGTTTGATGACTGCTTCTTCTGCACGGTTTCGCTTCTCACAAACATCCACAGCTAAGGTACTTATTATATTCTCCAGTTTGGCACCCACCATTAGTAAGAGCTGCAAATTTTTATAAAAGTTTCAAAACACTTTTAAGTAAGCATTAAAAATAGCACTATTAAACTGATTGATTGCCTATAGAATGAACTTACGATCAAAGGTAAGAAAGACAACCAGAAGTAAGTATTCCATCCTCCTACATTCAGCAGCAGAAAGACAACGACAAATAGCCATAGATACCAGCTTTTACATTATATGATCACATCAACATAAAAAATTGTTAGACAAAACTGATGAATGAAGCCATTAGGTAGCTAACTGATTCTTTTTACCTTATGCTCACAACTTTTTTGAAGTCTATCTCCAGTGTTCTTAGCATGTACTTGTGAAAATTAAATGATGGGTTTGTGGGGCAATGTGTCTGCAAAGATTTATTGATTACGTAAAAGACTTGGTAAAACTTAAATAACATGTTGGAAAAAAAAGAGATAGTAAAGTGATACCATACCATGATGAACCCTTGTCGTAGAGCTATATATTCTGATTTGGTGACAGAACCATAAAACTGTTTGAAGAATGATCTCTGCACAAACAGAACACGCTTGCTAACCACATCAGAAATAAAATAAGATCTTAATTGGTGGAAAATATGTTTTATGTGTGACAGTTTTATCCATAT is a genomic window containing:
- the LOC106306529 gene encoding acyl-CoA-binding domain-containing protein 3-like isoform X2, which codes for MEFFLEMLLTAVVAVLFSFLVAKLVSVPMAGSSGGVVNDQAEENEIGVVAVEEELCSGLKMDAPVVQSQRRLGVVVVDENVERVDRFGSEADRVVDEFEEAGEGEDLVVTSDESSAAVSPENEIAEEMMARGEDKQRDAAEELIVRTVGDESTASVSLENVRAEEIMIGGEEVRSEEDVISGEVVVAEPEDVRVEESNTVEESEHKMELDTKEGDNEEKEELSIEEEDDDWEGIERSELEKAFATASNLLEVSGKVEEIGDEVKIELYGLYKIATEGSCRETQPMAIMVSACAKWNAWQKLGNMSQEEAMEKYLALVSKEIPGLMNTVGKIPILPPNSGSLEDPSTLGTTGVAFSKNGKD
- the LOC106306529 gene encoding acyl-CoA-binding domain-containing protein 3-like isoform X1 gives rise to the protein MEFFLEMLLTAVVAVLFSFLVAKLVSVPMAGSSGGVVNDQAEENEIGVVAVEEELCSGLKMDAPVVQSQRRLGVVVVDENVERVDRFGSEADRVVDEFEEAGEGEDLVVTSDESSAAVSPENEIAEEMMARGEDKQRDAAEELIVRTVGDESTASVSLENVRAEEIMIGGEEVRSEEDVISGEVVVAEPEDVRVEESNTVEESEHKMELDTKEGDNEEKEELSIEEEDDDWEGIERSELEKAFATASNLLEVSGKVEEIGDEVKIELYGLYKIATEGSCRETQPMAIMVSACAKWNAWQKLGNMSQEEAMEKYLALVSKEIPGLMNTVGKIPILPPNSGSLEDPSTLGTTGVAFSKNVSAER
- the LOC106306529 gene encoding acyl-CoA-binding domain-containing protein 3-like isoform X3; protein product: MEFFLEMLLTAVVAVLFSFLVAKLVSVPMAGSSGGVVNDQAEENEIGVVAVEEELCSGLKMDAPVVQSQRRLGVVVVDENVERVDRFGSEADRVVDEFEEAGEGEDLVVTSDESSAAVSPENEIAEEMMARGEDKQRDAAEELIVRTVGDESTASVSLENVRAEEIMIGGEEVRSEEDVISGEVVVAEPEDVRVEESNTVEESEHKMELDTKEGDNEEKEELSIEEEDDDWEGIERSELEKAFATASNLLEVSGKVEEIGDEVKIELYGLYKIATEGSCRETQPMAIMVSACAKWNAWQKLGNMSQEEAMEKYLALVSKEIPGLMNTVGKIPILPPNSGSLEDPSTLGTTGVAFSKNAER
- the LOC106306464 gene encoding MLO-like protein 13 isoform X2, whose protein sequence is MAEERSLEYTPTWVVAFICFIIVLLSLLAERGLHHLGKCLKRRRQDALFEALQKLKEELMLLGFISLMLTVSQAAIRHICVPRALVSNMFPCKKPLEKHHAPESSHTLSISARHLLSTGASPDHCAAKGQVPLVSVEALHQLHIFIFVLAVFHVIFCASTMVLGGARIQQWKHWEGRFKKHPSQKAKRGHAHAHPHAHALHELFNANHEFFAMHAGGFWRRSVVISWLRSFFKQFYGSVTKSEYIALRQGFIMTHCPTNPSFNFHKYMLRTLEIDFKKVVSISWYLWLFVVVFLLLNVGGWNTYFWLSFLPLILLLMVGAKLENIISTLAVDVCEKRNRAEEAVIKPSDELFWFHKPEIVLQIIHFILFQNSFEIAFFFWILFTYGIRSCIMERLGFLIPRLVMGVLVQVLCSYSTLPLYALVTQMGSKFKKGIFDDVVQSTLEVWLEDTRSRGDSTSQAHRLEIQPTTPEAINVQVDEVSECENPQVQ
- the LOC106306465 gene encoding probable WRKY transcription factor 7, with amino-acid sequence MTVELMMSSSSYGGGKVKREEDGGFPAEKGDTALKEAASAGIHGVEEFLKLIGQRQPTEEKQTEITAVTDVAVNSFKKVISLLGRSRTGHARFRRGPVTTTKPEEVVVKTEEKPRTTTTTTVVLNREKTEKHGGSAFRVYCPTPIHRRPPLSHAHAQTKNGSSSPAPLLPNGKPHQEPPPSTIHFAPSPPVSAANSFMSSHRCETESNQMSSGFEFTNPSSQFSGSRGKPPLSSASLKRKCSSSPSGRCHCTKKRKSKVKRVIRVPAVSSKMADIPSDEFSWRKYGQKPIKGSPHPRGYYKCSSMRGCPARKHVERAPDDAMMLIVTYEGDHNHAMVLQTPHEKTL
- the LOC106306464 gene encoding MLO-like protein 13 isoform X1 translates to MAEERSLEYTPTWVVAFICFIIVLLSLLAERGLHHLGKCLKRRRQDALFEALQKLKEELMLLGFISLMLTVSQAAIRHICVPRALVSNMFPCKKPLEKHHAPESSHTLSISARHLLSTGASPDHCAAKGQVPLVSVEALHQLHIFIFVLAVFHVIFCASTMVLGGARIQQWKHWEGRFKKHPSQKEAAKRGHAHAHPHAHALHELFNANHEFFAMHAGGFWRRSVVISWLRSFFKQFYGSVTKSEYIALRQGFIMTHCPTNPSFNFHKYMLRTLEIDFKKVVSISWYLWLFVVVFLLLNVGGWNTYFWLSFLPLILLLMVGAKLENIISTLAVDVCEKRNRAEEAVIKPSDELFWFHKPEIVLQIIHFILFQNSFEIAFFFWILFTYGIRSCIMERLGFLIPRLVMGVLVQVLCSYSTLPLYALVTQMGSKFKKGIFDDVVQSTLEVWLEDTRSRGDSTSQAHRLEIQPTTPEAINVQVDEVSECENPQVQ